In Candidatus Atribacteria bacterium ADurb.Bin276, one DNA window encodes the following:
- the rbsC_29 gene encoding Ribose transport system permease protein RbsC, whose protein sequence is MDNVKTTQGLYVKLGKNWVILFLLLLCIIFSFVGKGFFANNTLNNVLMSSSPSLLLAAGETFVIITGGIDLSIGFVKGMVSVISAIVMRNLFAMGYSPFICISLGIIVGLLIGLLPGLLNGLLVAKFRVPPFIATLGMYGIANGIAFGLCEGFPIIDLPQQAGRIGNGFILYYFSGLGFSFLKPPEGILDSQLRDLVRILPNSILISGIIIAIFGYILTKTQFGQHTYAIGGNIDAARRAGINVDSHLIKIYTISSFFGALAGVLSVLVYSIGSHTQFSASLELFAVAAVVIGGASLKGGKGSIWGSFLGVMVLTVLEIGFLMAGIFPFYRYIAVGSILVLAVIIDQTFPELVYD, encoded by the coding sequence ATGGATAATGTTAAAACAACACAAGGATTGTATGTTAAATTAGGAAAGAATTGGGTCATCTTATTTCTGCTCCTTTTGTGTATAATTTTTAGTTTTGTTGGAAAAGGTTTTTTTGCCAATAACACCCTGAACAATGTTTTAATGAGTTCATCCCCTTCGTTACTTTTAGCAGCCGGAGAAACTTTTGTTATCATTACTGGTGGGATTGACCTTTCCATTGGTTTTGTAAAAGGTATGGTATCGGTTATATCTGCTATTGTTATGCGGAATTTATTTGCTATGGGATATTCTCCCTTTATCTGCATATCATTGGGGATCATTGTGGGTTTATTGATTGGTTTATTACCCGGGTTACTCAATGGACTATTGGTCGCCAAGTTTCGAGTGCCTCCTTTTATCGCCACTCTTGGAATGTATGGCATAGCTAATGGAATTGCTTTCGGATTATGCGAAGGATTTCCCATTATTGATCTTCCCCAACAAGCCGGAAGAATAGGAAATGGTTTTATACTCTATTATTTTTCTGGTCTTGGGTTTTCCTTTCTCAAACCACCTGAGGGTATTCTTGACTCTCAGCTACGGGATTTGGTTCGGATTTTACCCAATTCAATTCTTATTTCCGGTATTATTATTGCCATTTTTGGGTATATTTTAACCAAAACCCAATTTGGCCAACACACTTACGCTATCGGTGGAAATATCGATGCTGCCAGAAGAGCGGGAATCAATGTAGACAGCCACTTGATTAAAATTTATACAATTTCATCTTTCTTCGGTGCCCTTGCAGGTGTGTTGTCGGTCTTGGTTTATTCCATTGGTTCACATACCCAATTTTCTGCCAGTTTGGAGCTCTTTGCGGTAGCGGCGGTAGTCATAGGAGGGGCCAGCTTAAAAGGAGGGAAGGGAAGTATTTGGGGTTCTTTTTTGGGAGTTATGGTTCTCACGGTTCTCGAAATTGGTTTTCTCATGGCAGGAATTTTCCCTTTCTATCGTTATATAGCCGTGGGAAGTATATTGGTGTTGGCAGTAATTATTGATCAAACATTTCCTGAATTAGTTTACGATTAA